One part of the Gracilimonas sediminicola genome encodes these proteins:
- a CDS encoding P-II family nitrogen regulator codes for MKEIKAFIKPNRVENVVAALQEAGHESVTLSKGEGTGAYKQKDASPSLDFHFTDSPVVKLELVCQCKESDNVVQLICANAKTPERGDGIIYVTDIQKAFRIKTCEPFEG; via the coding sequence ATGAAAGAAATAAAAGCCTTTATAAAACCAAACAGAGTAGAAAATGTAGTTGCAGCACTCCAAGAAGCAGGACATGAAAGTGTTACGCTTTCCAAAGGAGAAGGTACCGGAGCATACAAACAGAAAGATGCGTCCCCATCGCTGGATTTTCACTTTACGGACAGTCCAGTCGTAAAATTAGAGCTGGTATGTCAATGCAAAGAATCCGATAACGTTGTTCAACTTATCTGCGCCAATGCCAAAACACCGGAACGCGGTGACGGCATCATTTACGTTACAGATATTCAAAAAGCGTTTAGGATTAAAACCTGTGAGCCTTTTGAGGGGTAA
- a CDS encoding cation transporter produces MKKSTFNIPQMDCSAEEQMIRMRLEEFEDIKSLNFDIPNRTLEVYHENRLNEIEKALDSLSLGSKLNSTKEAQMSPFASDEQQQKNILWWVLAINFLFFIIEMTAGWIINSMGLIADSLDMLADSSVYALSLFAVGAAVARKKKVAKISGYLQMGLASLGFLEVLRRFLGVGEMPDFQWMIIIASTALVANVFTLWLINKAKSKEAHMQASTIFTSNDIIVNGGVILAGILVYALDSRWPDLLIGAVVFSFVMRGAVRILKLSK; encoded by the coding sequence ATGAAAAAATCCACATTTAATATTCCACAAATGGACTGCTCAGCCGAAGAGCAAATGATTCGAATGAGGTTGGAAGAGTTTGAAGATATTAAATCTCTAAACTTTGATATCCCGAATCGTACATTAGAAGTGTATCACGAAAATAGGCTTAATGAGATTGAGAAAGCCCTTGACTCCCTGAGTTTGGGTTCTAAATTGAATTCAACAAAAGAGGCTCAAATGTCGCCTTTCGCTTCTGATGAGCAGCAACAAAAGAACATTCTATGGTGGGTTTTAGCGATCAACTTTCTCTTCTTTATCATTGAAATGACAGCCGGATGGATTATCAATTCTATGGGGCTGATTGCAGACTCACTAGATATGCTGGCAGATTCATCCGTATATGCGCTCAGCCTTTTTGCTGTTGGAGCAGCGGTAGCAAGAAAAAAGAAAGTAGCAAAAATTAGCGGCTATCTTCAGATGGGTCTGGCATCACTGGGATTTCTTGAAGTACTGCGGAGGTTTCTTGGAGTGGGTGAAATGCCCGACTTTCAGTGGATGATCATTATTGCTTCAACGGCTCTTGTTGCAAATGTTTTTACCTTATGGCTTATCAATAAAGCGAAAAGCAAAGAAGCACACATGCAGGCGAGTACAATTTTTACCTCCAATGATATTATTGTAAATGGTGGTGTAATTTTGGCCGGAATTCTTGTTTATGCACTGGATAGCAGGTGGCCGGATTTACTCATCGGAGCTGTTGTATTCAGCTTCGTGATGCGAGGTGCAGTAAGAATTCTAAAATTATCAAAATAG
- a CDS encoding thioredoxin domain-containing protein — protein sequence MMKRFIAYPVLLIAVVFATSFFTLNANQVNSDEDPRVIAMYMYADWCGACQAIKPIMEEAKPEFEGQPVLFVKMDMTNDFTAHQSKLMAARLGLSEIFEKNEGMTGFVLLLDANTNEVLDKITTDDDKQGIITKITNALE from the coding sequence ATGATGAAACGATTTATCGCTTATCCAGTACTACTAATCGCCGTAGTATTTGCAACATCATTTTTTACTCTCAACGCAAATCAGGTTAACTCAGATGAAGATCCTCGGGTAATAGCTATGTATATGTATGCCGATTGGTGTGGAGCCTGCCAGGCAATAAAGCCAATAATGGAAGAAGCAAAACCTGAGTTTGAAGGACAACCGGTGCTTTTCGTCAAAATGGATATGACCAATGATTTTACGGCACATCAATCAAAGTTAATGGCAGCCAGGTTAGGACTTTCAGAAATTTTTGAGAAAAATGAAGGCATGACCGGATTTGTCCTGTTGCTTGATGCCAACACCAATGAAGTTCTTGATAAAATCACAACAGATGATGATAAGCAAGGTATCATAACAAAGATTACGAATGCCCTGGAGTAA